From a single Adhaeribacter swui genomic region:
- a CDS encoding SPW repeat domain-containing protein, with the protein MKQPITRQMHGFADYSYIPAIAAAPEAVGFTEEKTATTLCRVMSGGILMTSLMTRAEWGAFKLIPFKAHLALDFAVGLFTMSAPWVFNFADNEKARNTFLALGATSVLAASLSQPEEMDELEY; encoded by the coding sequence ATGAAACAACCAATCACCCGGCAAATGCATGGCTTTGCCGATTACAGCTATATTCCGGCCATTGCCGCTGCCCCCGAAGCCGTAGGTTTTACCGAAGAAAAAACCGCCACCACGTTGTGCCGCGTTATGAGCGGCGGTATTTTAATGACCAGCCTGATGACCCGGGCCGAATGGGGCGCTTTTAAGTTAATTCCGTTTAAGGCGCATTTAGCCCTGGATTTTGCCGTGGGCTTGTTTACCATGAGCGCTCCCTGGGTATTTAATTTTGCCGATAACGAAAAAGCCCGGAATACTTTTCTGGCGTTGGGCGCCACCAGTGTGCTGGCCGCCAGTTTATCGCAACCAGAAGAAATGGACGAACTAGAATATTAA
- a CDS encoding SdiA-regulated domain-containing protein codes for MKKVPVSLLLLLLSFGLVFCDNTSKADDKQDKDKKKKAKKEERAADVKITNKWDLPAVLKEVSGIAYLGPNRFACVQDEAGIVFIYNTATKTIEEEVDFAGAGDYEGIAVAGKAAYVVRSDGNIFEIPDLLGNNSLPVKTYATALTAKQNVEGLCYDKKHNRLLLAIKGSEPNNPGYKGIYAFDLQSKKLNPNPVYKINLRDPAFAEVKAKKENTIIQPSEINIHPRTGDIYVTEATKPKLLIMDSSGKIKRLLHLSSGDFAQPEGLAFSPEGDLFISNEGKKEPGNILQVQIPQP; via the coding sequence ATGAAAAAAGTACCTGTTTCTCTTTTGCTGCTCCTTCTTTCTTTCGGATTGGTATTCTGCGACAATACTTCTAAAGCCGACGATAAACAAGACAAAGACAAAAAGAAAAAAGCGAAAAAAGAAGAACGAGCAGCCGATGTTAAAATAACAAATAAATGGGATTTGCCCGCCGTATTAAAAGAAGTGTCGGGGATTGCGTACCTGGGCCCTAACCGGTTTGCCTGCGTGCAAGACGAAGCCGGCATTGTGTTTATTTATAATACCGCTACCAAAACCATAGAAGAAGAAGTAGATTTTGCCGGGGCCGGCGATTACGAGGGCATTGCAGTAGCCGGTAAAGCCGCCTACGTAGTTCGCAGCGATGGAAATATTTTTGAAATTCCTGACTTGTTAGGTAATAACTCCTTGCCCGTAAAAACCTACGCTACTGCTTTAACCGCCAAACAAAACGTAGAAGGCTTGTGCTACGATAAAAAGCATAACCGTTTGTTGCTGGCCATTAAAGGCAGCGAACCCAACAACCCAGGTTACAAAGGCATTTACGCTTTTGATTTACAGAGTAAAAAATTAAACCCCAATCCGGTTTATAAAATTAACCTGCGCGACCCAGCTTTTGCAGAAGTAAAAGCCAAGAAAGAAAACACCATTATACAGCCTTCCGAGATAAACATTCATCCGCGAACCGGCGATATATACGTAACCGAAGCCACTAAACCTAAATTGCTGATTATGGATAGCAGCGGTAAAATAAAGCGGTTACTGCATTTAAGTTCCGGTGATTTTGCGCAGCCCGAAGGTTTAGCCTTTAGCCCCGAAGGTGATTTATTTATCTCGAACGAAGGCAAGAAAGAACCCGGCAATATTTTACAGGTCCAAATTCCGCAACCCTAA
- a CDS encoding DapH/DapD/GlmU-related protein, whose product MFAINQYITNFPAVFDLSLETNPWEITKNLPASLPDIIAKLNSDYEIKDNVAIHITAVVESSAVIKAPAIIGEKCFVGGNAYVRGGVYLDTGVSIGTGCEIKSSIILKNSAIAHFNFIGDSIVGQQVNFEAGSITANHHNDRSDKRIFVFYNNAVLETNSHKFGALVGDFSKIGANAVLSPGTLLLPHTIVRRLELVEQVF is encoded by the coding sequence ATGTTTGCCATTAACCAGTACATTACAAATTTTCCTGCTGTTTTCGACCTCTCCCTGGAAACAAATCCCTGGGAAATAACTAAAAACTTGCCTGCCAGCTTACCCGATATTATTGCGAAGTTAAACTCCGATTACGAAATAAAAGACAACGTAGCCATCCATATAACAGCCGTTGTAGAAAGCAGCGCGGTAATTAAAGCGCCCGCCATCATTGGCGAAAAATGCTTTGTGGGTGGCAATGCTTATGTAAGAGGCGGCGTTTACCTAGACACTGGCGTAAGCATTGGTACCGGATGTGAAATTAAATCCAGCATAATTTTAAAAAATAGTGCCATTGCCCATTTTAATTTTATCGGCGACAGCATTGTGGGGCAACAGGTTAATTTTGAAGCCGGTTCTATTACGGCTAACCACCACAACGACCGGTCGGATAAGCGGATTTTTGTTTTTTATAATAACGCGGTTCTGGAAACCAATTCGCACAAGTTCGGCGCTTTAGTAGGCGACTTCTCTAAAATTGGCGCTAATGCGGTTTTATCGCCGGGCACGCTATTGCTGCCCCACACTATTGTCCGGAGATTAGAATTAGTAGAGCAGGTTTTTTAA